The following are encoded together in the Nodosilinea sp. PGN35 genome:
- the acsF gene encoding magnesium-protoporphyrin IX monomethyl ester (oxidative) cyclase: MVDSLKKPELQELRPGVKAPAKDTILTPRFYTTDFDEMAAMDLSMNEEELLAILDELRADYNRHHFVRSEVFDQSWDCVTGETRRVFVEFLERSCTSEFSGFLLYKELSRRLKGKNPLLSECFDLISRDEARHAGFLNKAMADFNMQLDLGFLTKTKDYTFFKPKFILYATYLSEKIGYWRYITIFRHLETHPENEIYPIFRFFENWCQDENRHGDFFSALMKSQPQILNDWKARLWCRFFLLSVFATMYLNDLRARGFYESLGLNVREYDIEVIEKTNKTAGRVFPLTLNVEHPSFFKRLDVAAAANSKLSQIAESNQPKLVKKLQQLPHIATIGWQLVQLYFLKPIDSVVTRGQVY, encoded by the coding sequence ATGGTAGATTCCCTTAAAAAGCCTGAATTGCAAGAGCTTCGCCCAGGGGTAAAGGCTCCCGCCAAAGACACCATTCTCACCCCTCGGTTTTACACCACCGACTTTGACGAGATGGCCGCCATGGACCTCTCGATGAACGAAGAGGAGCTGCTCGCCATCCTCGACGAGCTGCGGGCTGACTACAACCGCCACCACTTCGTCCGCAGCGAGGTTTTTGACCAGTCTTGGGACTGTGTCACTGGCGAAACCCGGCGGGTGTTTGTAGAATTTTTGGAGCGCTCCTGCACCTCCGAGTTCTCGGGCTTTTTGCTCTACAAAGAACTGAGCCGTCGCCTCAAGGGCAAAAACCCCCTGCTATCTGAGTGCTTTGACCTGATCTCGCGCGACGAAGCGCGCCACGCGGGCTTTCTCAACAAGGCCATGGCTGACTTCAATATGCAGCTAGACCTGGGCTTTCTGACCAAGACCAAAGACTACACCTTCTTTAAGCCCAAGTTCATTCTCTACGCCACCTACCTGTCCGAGAAAATTGGCTACTGGCGCTACATCACCATCTTCCGCCACCTCGAAACTCACCCCGAGAACGAGATCTACCCGATTTTCCGCTTCTTTGAGAACTGGTGCCAGGACGAAAACCGCCACGGCGACTTTTTCTCGGCCCTGATGAAGTCTCAGCCCCAAATTCTCAACGACTGGAAGGCCAGGCTGTGGTGCCGCTTCTTTCTGCTTTCGGTGTTCGCCACCATGTACCTTAACGATCTCCGGGCCAGGGGCTTTTACGAATCCCTCGGGTTGAATGTCCGTGAGTACGACATTGAGGTGATCGAGAAAACCAATAAGACCGCCGGGCGCGTGTTTCCGCTGACGCTGAATGTCGAACACCCCAGCTTCTTTAAGCGCCTGGATGTGGCCGCTGCCGCTAACTCTAAGCTGAGCCAGATCGCTGAGTCGAATCAGCCCAAGCTCGTGAAGAAGCTACAACAGCTGCCCCACATTGCCACCATCGGCTGGCAGCTGGTGCAGCTCTACTTTCTCAAGCCCATAGACAGCGTGGTGACCCGCGGCCAGGTGTACTAG
- a CDS encoding E3 ubiquitin ligase family protein, which yields MAIAGIVFIVAGGVLWWVQNRQQRRCNQLKLARACQAADLEATATAVSKEIGGGDWRDYVWLWGTVQTATPLTSEFKQVPCVYYTSTVIREYEETVREKDSDGRVTSRTQRGSETISEHKQRIPFDLVDSSGQVRVDPEEAKIEPVEVLNEFRPGAPAGGMLSFGGFSLALGDVGPGGARRTLGYRYRETILPVDRPLLVVGTASDRTGSIAIEKPAQDDQPYIITLKSHEAITKSVGQSAQIALWSMVGCFGVGAVLLVAAIVG from the coding sequence ATGGCGATCGCAGGCATTGTCTTTATTGTGGCCGGGGGCGTGCTCTGGTGGGTGCAAAACCGCCAGCAGCGCCGCTGCAATCAGCTCAAGCTGGCCCGCGCCTGCCAGGCCGCCGACCTAGAGGCCACCGCCACCGCCGTCTCCAAAGAAATCGGCGGCGGCGACTGGCGCGACTACGTGTGGCTGTGGGGCACCGTCCAAACAGCCACGCCCCTCACCTCAGAGTTTAAGCAGGTGCCCTGCGTCTACTACACCAGCACCGTCATTCGCGAGTACGAAGAAACCGTGCGCGAAAAAGACAGCGATGGCCGGGTGACCAGCCGCACCCAGCGGGGGTCAGAAACCATCAGCGAACACAAGCAGCGCATTCCCTTCGACCTGGTGGACAGCTCAGGGCAGGTGCGGGTGGATCCTGAGGAGGCCAAGATTGAGCCGGTAGAGGTGCTCAACGAGTTTCGCCCTGGGGCTCCGGCTGGCGGCATGCTCTCCTTTGGGGGGTTTTCTTTGGCTCTGGGAGATGTTGGCCCTGGCGGGGCGCGGCGCACCCTGGGCTACCGCTATAGAGAGACTATATTGCCTGTGGATCGCCCTCTACTGGTGGTGGGTACAGCGAGCGATCGCACCGGCAGCATCGCCATTGAGAAACCCGCCCAAGATGACCAGCCCTACATCATCACGCTGAAATCCCACGAGGCGATTACCAAGAGCGTGGGCCAGAGCGCCCAGATTGCTCTTTGGTCAATGGTGGGGTGCTTTGGAGTGGGGGCGGTGCTGCTGGTGGCGGCGATCGTGGGGTGA
- a CDS encoding M48 family metalloprotease: MGRLTRGQAPSAQRFWAVLLASFLGVVLLSQGLSSVPGLAAEPEPGAAAPSALLANAEETLQVEPAALPENTLPTPFPEQPDGTLKLPPKQPDIPSIEPETAVDAAELDADSTLGRALLLSGLSPEVAKRSEMLIEADRLYQSGDRANAELLYRAAKDPAWLAEMGPELAIAPLIDPEDLPPAGRVYWREAQAGAESEFPNRVLIPLELLVKNYPEFLPGQALYARYLVQNDRADEALQVLEAAIARYPYNPDLLKAQAEVQMARQQWIEAAITANQFAILNPEHPEAEAMAGLARQNLDRFRGEMNQTLTRNLVSNIITGAAGYILTGGLLGPFSALNSGILMMQGESGLGNQVAEQVKRQLPIVDDPEIRAYVNDMGQRLAGLAGRDEFDYSFEVIMDDSLNAFALPGGKIFINAGAITKSHSEAELAGLVGHEIAHAVLSHGFQMVTRGNLTASLASFIPIPEVANITAGLIVSSYSRDMERQSDILGTKLLATNRYAADGLHNLMITLEAEYGNRGVSWFASHPNPGDRVSYLKQLIDQGGFNRYTYEGVETHLKMRHKMNRLLTEYKLEQGIPEDESIQNRRR; the protein is encoded by the coding sequence ATGGGGCGATTGACTAGAGGCCAGGCTCCGTCAGCGCAGCGGTTTTGGGCCGTGCTACTGGCCAGTTTTTTGGGGGTGGTGCTGCTGAGTCAGGGCCTGAGCAGCGTTCCAGGGTTGGCGGCAGAGCCAGAGCCGGGGGCCGCAGCACCCTCGGCCCTGCTGGCCAATGCCGAAGAGACACTTCAGGTAGAGCCAGCAGCCCTGCCTGAGAATACGCTGCCCACCCCCTTCCCCGAACAGCCCGACGGCACCCTGAAGCTACCGCCCAAGCAGCCCGATATTCCCTCCATCGAGCCGGAGACAGCCGTCGATGCCGCCGAGCTGGATGCCGACTCAACCCTGGGCCGGGCGCTGCTGCTGTCGGGCCTGTCGCCGGAGGTGGCCAAGCGCAGCGAGATGCTGATCGAGGCCGATCGCCTGTATCAATCGGGCGATCGCGCCAATGCTGAGCTGCTCTACCGGGCGGCTAAAGACCCGGCCTGGCTGGCCGAAATGGGGCCAGAGCTGGCGATCGCCCCCCTGATTGACCCCGAAGATCTGCCCCCCGCAGGCCGAGTCTACTGGCGCGAGGCCCAGGCTGGCGCTGAGTCGGAGTTTCCCAACCGGGTGCTGATACCGCTGGAGCTGCTGGTGAAGAACTACCCGGAATTTTTGCCGGGGCAGGCTCTCTACGCCCGCTACCTGGTGCAAAACGATCGCGCCGATGAGGCCTTGCAGGTGCTGGAAGCGGCGATCGCCCGCTACCCCTACAACCCCGATTTGCTCAAGGCCCAGGCCGAGGTGCAGATGGCCCGCCAGCAGTGGATCGAAGCCGCCATCACCGCCAACCAGTTCGCCATTCTCAACCCCGAGCACCCCGAAGCCGAGGCCATGGCCGGGCTGGCCCGGCAAAACCTCGATCGCTTTCGCGGCGAGATGAACCAGACCCTGACCCGCAACCTGGTGTCGAATATCATTACCGGGGCCGCCGGGTACATTCTCACAGGGGGGCTGCTGGGGCCATTTAGCGCCCTTAACTCGGGCATTTTGATGATGCAGGGCGAGAGCGGCCTGGGCAACCAGGTGGCCGAGCAGGTCAAGCGCCAGCTGCCGATAGTAGACGACCCCGAAATTCGGGCCTACGTCAACGACATGGGCCAGCGGCTGGCGGGGCTGGCGGGGCGCGACGAGTTTGACTACAGCTTTGAGGTGATCATGGATGACAGCCTCAACGCCTTTGCCCTGCCCGGCGGCAAGATTTTTATCAACGCCGGGGCAATTACCAAGAGCCATTCTGAGGCTGAGCTGGCCGGGCTGGTGGGCCACGAAATTGCCCACGCGGTGCTCTCCCACGGCTTTCAAATGGTGACGCGGGGCAACCTCACCGCCAGCCTGGCGTCCTTCATCCCCATCCCTGAGGTGGCCAACATCACCGCTGGCCTGATTGTGTCGAGCTACTCCCGCGATATGGAGCGCCAGTCGGATATTCTAGGCACCAAGCTGCTGGCCACCAACCGCTACGCCGCCGACGGCCTGCACAATCTGATGATCACCCTCGAAGCGGAGTACGGCAACCGGGGGGTGAGCTGGTTTGCCTCGCACCCCAACCCGGGCGATCGCGTCAGCTACCTCAAGCAGCTGATCGACCAGGGCGGCTTCAACCGCTATACCTACGAAGGGGTTGAAACCCACCTGAAAATGCGCCACAAAATGAACCGCCTGCTCACCGAGTACAAGCTGGAGCAAGGTATTCCAGAGGACGAATCGATTCAGAACAGGCGGCGCTAA
- a CDS encoding DUF4079 domain-containing protein: MTLDTIQPWLNFVHPIVMWLLLATTLYALYLGVQARRTRLADAETRKELIKGKFALKHHKVGSVLLAFMVISTVGAMGVTYLEAGKLFVGPHLLVGLGMATLIAVSAALVPFMQKGSETARLTHITLNMVLVGLFSWQAFTGMKIVQRLLSDLQTTTGS; the protein is encoded by the coding sequence ATGACTTTAGACACCATTCAACCCTGGCTCAACTTTGTTCACCCCATAGTGATGTGGCTGCTGCTGGCGACCACCCTCTACGCCCTCTACCTGGGGGTTCAGGCCCGTCGCACCCGCCTGGCCGATGCCGAAACCCGCAAAGAGCTTATCAAGGGCAAGTTTGCCCTCAAGCACCACAAGGTGGGTTCGGTGCTGCTGGCCTTTATGGTGATCAGCACCGTGGGGGCCATGGGGGTTACCTACCTAGAGGCGGGCAAGCTGTTTGTGGGGCCCCACCTGCTGGTGGGTCTGGGCATGGCTACCCTGATTGCTGTGTCGGCGGCGCTGGTGCCCTTTATGCAAAAGGGCAGTGAGACGGCCCGGCTCACCCACATCACCCTCAATATGGTGCTGGTTGGGCTGTTTAGTTGGCAGGCGTTTACCGGCATGAAAATCGTGCAGCGGCTGCTGTCTGACCTCCAGACCACCACTGGCTCCTAG
- a CDS encoding DUF1997 domain-containing protein — protein MTLESISSAQNTDALPLIDRGKTGDVEEARVNATIAPAAELPALPTQADGALVLEGHYAGKMDMAADSGTVGRYLNSHRGWFTRCAHPMQVEPLSDHGYALVVGHFSVLGYEVEPKVGLYLSPLDHQVYRIDTMPIAGYVAPGYDVDFHAVLRLQDMPEAQPPATALTQVDWELGLAVKIHMPRMLNSVPRSLLKTSGDRLLNQVVRQVSKRLTRKVQEDFHQSHGLPLPESYRGHHFWSNWGRRSGGGAHEGQP, from the coding sequence GTGACTCTGGAATCCATATCGTCTGCCCAAAACACCGACGCTTTGCCCTTAATTGACAGGGGCAAGACTGGTGACGTTGAGGAGGCGAGGGTCAACGCTACCATAGCCCCTGCCGCTGAGCTACCGGCCCTGCCCACCCAGGCCGATGGGGCACTGGTGCTGGAGGGGCACTACGCCGGCAAAATGGATATGGCCGCTGACAGCGGCACCGTGGGGCGCTACCTCAACAGCCATCGGGGCTGGTTTACCCGCTGCGCTCACCCCATGCAGGTGGAGCCGCTCTCCGACCACGGCTATGCCCTGGTGGTTGGCCACTTTTCGGTGCTGGGCTATGAGGTAGAGCCCAAGGTGGGTCTTTACCTGTCGCCCCTCGATCACCAGGTCTACCGCATCGACACGATGCCGATCGCTGGGTACGTGGCTCCGGGGTACGATGTTGATTTTCACGCGGTGCTGCGGCTACAAGATATGCCCGAGGCCCAGCCCCCGGCGACAGCGCTCACCCAGGTGGACTGGGAACTGGGCCTGGCGGTAAAGATTCACATGCCGCGTATGCTAAATTCGGTGCCGCGATCGCTGCTCAAGACCTCGGGCGATCGCCTGCTCAACCAGGTGGTGCGCCAGGTTTCCAAGCGCCTTACCCGCAAGGTGCAGGAAGACTTTCACCAGAGCCACGGCCTGCCCCTGCCCGAGAGCTACCGGGGCCACCACTTTTGGTCAAACTGGGGGCGGCGATCGGGCGGCGGTGCCCATGAGGGCCAGCCCTAA
- a CDS encoding SDR family oxidoreductase — MKAFVAGATGATGSRIVTQLVGRGVPVVAFVRDAAAARAKLPIEVTLVEGSVTDKASIRKAMAGCTVLISATGARPGFDPTGPYQVDFEGNKNLVDVAKEIGIEHFVMVSSLCASRFFHPLNLFFLILYWKHQAEEYLQASGLTYTIVRPGGLKDDDSDTRTLIMAPADTLSEGSIPRLRVAEVCVEALFLPQARNKIVEVIVQDNANPQPYEALFAGVA; from the coding sequence GTGAAAGCATTTGTTGCAGGGGCGACGGGGGCCACAGGTTCGAGAATAGTCACCCAGCTCGTGGGCCGGGGCGTGCCTGTGGTGGCTTTTGTGCGCGACGCCGCCGCTGCCCGCGCCAAGCTACCCATTGAAGTCACGCTGGTAGAGGGCAGCGTCACCGACAAAGCCAGCATTCGCAAGGCTATGGCGGGCTGTACCGTGCTGATCTCCGCTACCGGAGCGCGCCCCGGATTCGACCCCACCGGCCCCTACCAGGTGGACTTTGAAGGCAACAAAAACCTGGTAGATGTCGCCAAGGAAATCGGCATTGAGCACTTTGTCATGGTGTCATCACTCTGTGCCTCCCGCTTTTTTCACCCCCTCAACCTGTTCTTTCTCATCCTCTATTGGAAGCATCAGGCAGAGGAATACCTGCAAGCCAGCGGCCTCACCTACACTATCGTGCGCCCTGGCGGCCTCAAAGATGATGACAGCGACACCCGCACGCTGATTATGGCTCCGGCAGACACGCTATCTGAGGGCAGCATTCCGCGGCTGAGGGTGGCCGAGGTCTGCGTGGAGGCTCTATTCTTGCCCCAGGCGCGCAACAAAATTGTGGAAGTGATCGTGCAGGACAACGCCAACCCCCAGCCCTACGAAGCCCTGTTTGCTGGGGTAGCCTAG
- the thyX gene encoding FAD-dependent thymidylate synthase: MDRFTVEVISQTPNPQQTMYAAMHQDYAEGFVAHDRAAWPSEERCGEILVTSLLKGGRGHYGPLEHPQIVFNVGWFPHSTMQQIRTHRVGVSFDVQSFRYTGQRILDVVDGKREVEEVFYLRPLGFYSDRQGKKYEYTAAARQQDLDWCLEASRRYKTRIDQGFAEEHARGLIPFDIRQHWVMSANVRSVMHLLDLRWKADAQLEAQKMCEAIWPHFADWVPAIAAWYEDNRLKKARLAP, translated from the coding sequence ATGGATCGCTTCACCGTTGAGGTTATTTCTCAAACCCCCAACCCTCAACAGACCATGTACGCCGCTATGCACCAGGATTACGCCGAGGGCTTTGTGGCGCACGATCGCGCCGCCTGGCCCAGCGAAGAGCGCTGCGGCGAAATCCTCGTCACCAGCCTGCTCAAGGGCGGGCGTGGCCACTACGGCCCGCTGGAGCACCCGCAGATTGTGTTCAACGTGGGCTGGTTTCCCCACAGCACCATGCAGCAGATCCGCACTCATCGGGTCGGCGTTTCGTTCGATGTGCAAAGTTTCCGGTACACCGGGCAGCGCATTCTCGATGTGGTAGACGGCAAGCGCGAGGTCGAAGAGGTGTTTTACCTGCGGCCCCTGGGCTTCTACAGCGATCGCCAGGGTAAGAAGTACGAGTACACCGCCGCCGCTCGCCAGCAGGATCTCGACTGGTGCCTAGAGGCCAGCCGCCGCTACAAAACCCGCATTGACCAGGGCTTTGCCGAAGAGCACGCCCGGGGGCTGATCCCCTTCGACATTCGCCAGCACTGGGTGATGTCGGCCAATGTGCGATCGGTGATGCACCTGCTCGACCTGCGCTGGAAGGCCGACGCCCAGCTCGAAGCCCAAAAAATGTGCGAGGCGATCTGGCCCCACTTTGCAGACTGGGTACCGGCGATCGCCGCCTGGTACGAAGACAACCGCCTCAAAAAGGCCCGCCTGGCTCCCTAG